A section of the Rhizobium sp. BG4 genome encodes:
- a CDS encoding LysR substrate-binding domain-containing protein produces the protein MDQLSGLSAFVRTADLGSFVAAGRVLGLSASAVGKAVTTLEKQLGVRLFQRSTRSIRLTEEGRLFHERCRRVLDDLEDAQASLAAAVATPRGRLRLSAPLVSYHLLLPVLPEFIRRYPEVELDLDFNDRIVDLIDEGVDVAIRSGDLQDSRLMSRALRPFQMLLCAAPSYLEKHGTPEVPQDLAGHLAIRFRFPNSGKIQDWPLMEAGGAALAPPGLMTCNNMEALRGAVLAGLGIGCMPDFLARRPLADGTLRSVLGEHIDGPGQFHVIWPSNRHLSPKVRVLVDYLIDTLFAERCDEPAAPGLSVSGRPSA, from the coding sequence ATGGATCAGCTGAGCGGGCTTTCGGCCTTTGTCAGAACCGCCGATCTCGGCAGTTTCGTTGCCGCGGGCCGGGTGCTCGGCCTGTCGGCATCCGCAGTCGGCAAGGCGGTGACGACGCTGGAGAAGCAGCTTGGCGTGCGCCTCTTCCAGCGCTCGACGCGCAGTATCCGGCTGACGGAGGAAGGCCGGCTGTTCCACGAGCGCTGCCGCCGCGTGCTCGACGATCTCGAGGATGCGCAGGCCTCGCTTGCGGCAGCGGTGGCGACGCCGCGCGGCCGGTTGCGGCTCAGCGCGCCGCTGGTCAGCTACCATCTGCTGCTGCCGGTGCTGCCGGAATTCATCCGCCGCTATCCCGAAGTCGAGCTCGATCTCGATTTCAACGACCGGATCGTCGATCTGATCGACGAAGGCGTCGACGTGGCGATCCGTAGCGGCGATTTGCAGGATTCGAGGCTCATGTCGCGGGCGCTCAGGCCATTCCAGATGCTGCTCTGCGCCGCACCAAGCTATCTCGAAAAGCACGGCACGCCGGAGGTCCCGCAGGACCTGGCAGGTCATCTCGCTATCCGCTTCCGCTTTCCAAACAGCGGCAAGATCCAGGACTGGCCGCTGATGGAGGCAGGCGGCGCGGCCCTGGCGCCACCCGGCCTGATGACCTGCAACAATATGGAAGCGCTGCGCGGCGCCGTGCTTGCCGGTCTCGGCATCGGCTGCATGCCGGATTTTCTGGCCCGGCGGCCGCTGGCCGACGGAACGCTGCGCAGCGTGCTCGGCGAGCATATCGATGGCCCCGGCCAGTTCCATGTGATCTGGCCGTCGAACCGGCACCTGTCGCCCAAGGTTCGGGTGCTGGTCGACTACCTGATCGACACGCTGTTTGCCGAGCGCTGCGACGAACCCGCAGCGCCCGGCCTTTCCGTTAGCGGTCGACCGTCGGCATAA
- a CDS encoding aldo/keto reductase, which produces MSLKKRKLGSQGLEVSEIGLGCMPMSQSYGPADQDEAIRALHRSIDLGCTFFDTAEVYGPHTNEDLLGRAFKGRRGEVTIATKFGFKIVDGKQVPGEVTSHPDNIRRAVEGSLKRLQTDHIDLLYQHRVDRTVPIEDVAGTVSELVKEGKVKYFGLSEAGIANIRKAHAVFPVSALQSEYSLWERNLEPEIIPVLRELGIGLVPFSPLGRGFLTGKVMRAEEYPENDHRHNDPRYQGENFDENVKASEVVHAIARDKQATPAQIALAWLLHKGDDVVPIPGTKRQSYLEENVGAAAISLTAADMKSLDAALAPEKVSGDRYASWIMPTVDR; this is translated from the coding sequence ATGAGCCTCAAGAAGCGCAAACTCGGCAGCCAGGGTCTGGAAGTCTCGGAAATCGGCCTCGGCTGCATGCCGATGAGCCAGTCCTATGGCCCGGCCGATCAGGACGAGGCGATCCGCGCGCTGCACCGGTCGATCGATCTCGGCTGCACCTTCTTCGACACCGCCGAAGTCTATGGACCGCACACCAATGAAGACCTGCTCGGCCGCGCCTTCAAGGGCCGCCGCGGCGAGGTGACGATCGCCACCAAGTTCGGCTTCAAGATCGTCGACGGCAAGCAGGTGCCCGGCGAAGTGACCAGCCATCCCGACAATATCCGCAGGGCGGTCGAGGGTTCGCTGAAGCGGCTGCAGACCGATCATATCGATCTCCTCTACCAGCACCGCGTCGACCGCACCGTGCCGATCGAGGACGTGGCGGGCACCGTCAGCGAGCTCGTCAAGGAAGGCAAGGTCAAGTATTTCGGCCTCTCGGAAGCCGGTATCGCCAATATCCGCAAGGCCCACGCGGTCTTCCCCGTCTCGGCGCTGCAGAGCGAATATTCGCTGTGGGAGCGCAATCTCGAGCCGGAGATCATCCCGGTCCTGCGCGAACTCGGCATCGGCCTCGTGCCCTTCTCGCCGCTCGGCCGCGGCTTCCTCACCGGCAAGGTGATGCGCGCCGAGGAATATCCGGAAAACGATCACCGCCATAACGACCCGCGCTACCAGGGCGAAAACTTCGACGAAAACGTCAAGGCGTCCGAAGTGGTTCACGCGATCGCCCGCGACAAGCAGGCGACCCCGGCGCAGATCGCGCTCGCCTGGCTGCTGCACAAGGGCGACGACGTCGTGCCGATCCCCGGCACCAAGCGCCAGAGCTATCTGGAAGAAAATGTCGGCGCCGCAGCCATCTCGCTTACCGCCGCCGACATGAAGAGCCTCGACGCCGCGCTGGCCCCGGAAAAGGTCTCCGGCGACCGCTACGCTTCCTGGATTATGCCGACGGTCGACCGCTAA
- a CDS encoding FAD-binding oxidoreductase — protein sequence MFPFSEADPISHSSPLPESSEVVIVGGGVIGVSTALFLAARNVQVTLLEKGRIAAEQSSRNWGWIRKQGRDPDELPIVIEACRLWQQLADECGEDIGLRQTGVTYLARTGKDMAKFAKFMQIAAAHDLDTRLLNGADVASGIGGMARRYAGAMTTPSDMRAEPWLAVPALARLAARKGVRIIENCAVRALDTAGGRITGVWTESGRISTSTVLVAGGAWSSLFLRKHGVSIPQLSVRATVAATEPLPEFHAGAAIEDDIAFRRRQDGGYTLAPGGSNLLFVGPDAFRNATKYLPALLDHPFGTRYLPAAPAGFPDSWSTPRDWTPDSKSPFERMRVLNPAPGASDLASIRRGFTTLFPQFKDLRLKTAWAGMIDAMPDVVPVVDRVSAVGGLFVATGMSGHGFGIGPGIGRVMSDLIQGNDTGHKLDRFRFARFSDGSPTRLGPAI from the coding sequence ATGTTTCCCTTCTCCGAAGCCGACCCTATTAGCCACTCCAGCCCTCTCCCTGAAAGCTCGGAGGTGGTCATCGTCGGTGGCGGGGTGATCGGCGTCAGCACCGCGCTCTTCCTTGCTGCGCGCAATGTCCAGGTGACGCTTCTGGAAAAGGGCCGCATCGCCGCCGAGCAGTCGTCGCGCAACTGGGGCTGGATCCGCAAGCAGGGGCGCGATCCCGACGAATTGCCGATCGTCATCGAAGCCTGCCGTCTCTGGCAGCAGCTTGCGGACGAATGCGGCGAGGATATCGGCCTCCGGCAGACCGGCGTCACCTATCTGGCGCGCACCGGCAAGGACATGGCGAAGTTCGCCAAGTTCATGCAGATCGCCGCCGCCCATGATCTCGATACCCGCCTTCTCAATGGCGCCGACGTCGCGTCAGGGATCGGCGGCATGGCGCGCCGCTATGCCGGTGCGATGACGACGCCGTCGGATATGCGCGCCGAGCCCTGGCTCGCCGTCCCGGCGCTGGCGCGGCTTGCCGCCCGCAAGGGTGTCAGGATCATCGAAAACTGCGCCGTCAGGGCGCTCGATACCGCTGGCGGCCGCATCACCGGCGTCTGGACCGAAAGCGGCAGAATTTCCACATCGACGGTATTGGTTGCAGGCGGCGCCTGGTCGTCGCTGTTCCTGAGGAAACACGGCGTCTCGATCCCGCAGCTCAGCGTCCGCGCCACGGTGGCCGCGACGGAACCGCTGCCGGAATTTCATGCAGGCGCGGCGATCGAGGACGACATCGCCTTCCGGCGCAGGCAGGATGGCGGCTATACGCTGGCACCGGGCGGCAGCAACCTGCTCTTCGTCGGCCCCGATGCCTTCCGCAACGCCACCAAATATCTCCCGGCGCTGCTCGACCATCCCTTCGGCACGCGCTATCTCCCTGCCGCCCCCGCGGGCTTTCCCGACAGCTGGTCGACGCCGCGCGACTGGACGCCTGACAGCAAGAGCCCCTTCGAGCGCATGCGCGTCCTCAATCCGGCGCCCGGAGCGTCCGATCTCGCCTCGATCAGGCGCGGCTTCACCACGCTCTTCCCGCAATTCAAAGACTTGCGCCTGAAGACGGCCTGGGCGGGGATGATCGATGCCATGCCCGACGTCGTGCCTGTCGTCGATCGCGTCAGCGCCGTCGGCGGCCTCTTCGTCGCCACCGGCATGAGCGGCCACGGCTTCGGTATCGGCCCGGGCATCGGCCGCGTCATGTCGGATCTGATCCAGGGCAACGACACCGGCCACAAGCTCGACCGCTTCCGCTTCGCGCGCTTCTCCGACGGCAGCCCGACAAGGCTTGGCCCGGCAATCTGA
- a CDS encoding AraC family transcriptional regulator → MSNDPFSDLLTLTNAQSVISGGFKIGGAWSLQFRPQQIKFYALLKGSCWLDVEGGAGPVRLEAGDTFLVTTRDFVLSTDLSLTPVEAKPLFATFEGRVKQITEETDVEIMGGHAGLDPERGALLTDVMPPFIHAKAGSPQAAVLQWVVAQIVSEQTADLPGGSVASAQLAQLLFVQLLRAHLDHAGSLAAGLLRAVSDRRIAPALRLMHAEPGRAWQLEELAAAAAMSRTTFAVYFKQVAGIAPLAYLTEWRMRLAERSLREDDVQVATLARTLGYTSESAFSNAFKRVTGRAPKFYRNDTRAMAVAAE, encoded by the coding sequence ATGTCGAACGATCCCTTTTCAGACCTGCTGACGCTCACCAATGCGCAATCCGTCATCTCCGGCGGCTTCAAGATCGGCGGTGCCTGGTCGCTGCAGTTCCGGCCGCAGCAGATCAAGTTCTATGCGCTGCTGAAGGGCAGCTGCTGGCTGGATGTCGAGGGCGGCGCCGGGCCGGTGCGGCTGGAGGCCGGCGATACGTTCCTGGTCACCACCCGCGACTTCGTGCTCTCGACCGATCTGTCGCTCACGCCAGTCGAGGCGAAGCCGCTGTTTGCCACCTTCGAAGGCCGCGTCAAGCAGATCACCGAAGAGACTGACGTCGAAATCATGGGCGGCCATGCCGGGCTCGATCCGGAGCGCGGCGCGCTGCTGACCGACGTCATGCCGCCCTTCATCCATGCGAAGGCCGGATCGCCGCAGGCAGCCGTGCTGCAATGGGTGGTGGCGCAGATCGTTTCGGAACAGACGGCGGACCTGCCGGGCGGGTCGGTCGCCTCGGCGCAGCTGGCGCAACTGCTGTTCGTGCAGCTGCTGCGCGCCCATCTCGATCACGCCGGTTCGCTCGCCGCCGGCCTGCTGCGCGCCGTCAGCGACCGACGTATTGCGCCGGCTTTGCGGCTGATGCATGCCGAGCCCGGCCGCGCCTGGCAGCTGGAAGAGCTCGCGGCCGCCGCCGCCATGTCGCGCACCACCTTCGCCGTCTATTTCAAGCAGGTCGCCGGCATCGCCCCGCTCGCCTATCTGACGGAATGGCGCATGCGGCTTGCCGAGCGCTCGCTGCGCGAAGACGACGTGCAGGTGGCGACGCTTGCCCGCACGCTCGGCTACACCTCCGAAAGCGCCTTCTCCAACGCCTTCAAGCGGGTGACCGGCCGCGCCCCGAAGTTTTACCGGAACGATACGCGCGCCATGGCGGTGGCGGCGGAATAG
- a CDS encoding MFS transporter: MRPSAAPFLFTGTMLAAAGYGATFLFSAYYRAHGGSDVDTGLTLAAAMAGTFTGVPLVGWLSGRIDAARMSAMASAAVALGFLLLAFAAGGGLGLPLVSGFLIGLGWGMFYIGAPMALSERVTDADRGFWFTRFGAFQMAGIGGGPVILNLVLSEAGLSVEATFMLVGAACLAASLLLWIFGSMAPGGERTSALRPWVRDIGVIARSASIRPILMVALGACVFSGLLTFQSSLVAGTGATAATFFAVYAVTVVAARLLLARFLATLPQTQLASALLTSMCLGVAAMFGVGLHPAFQIVSAILTGIGYGLVYSVIQTWAVNNTEPRYRHAALTWFVMSYFVGIFGFPAVGGWVLVHLGREVFLSILLAAALAELAIAASIGLRRVQAA; the protein is encoded by the coding sequence ATGCGCCCGTCTGCTGCACCCTTTCTCTTCACCGGCACCATGCTTGCTGCGGCAGGCTACGGCGCCACCTTCCTGTTTTCGGCCTATTACCGCGCCCATGGCGGCAGCGATGTCGATACCGGGCTGACGCTCGCCGCCGCCATGGCCGGGACTTTTACCGGCGTGCCGCTGGTCGGCTGGCTTTCGGGGCGGATCGATGCGGCGCGCATGAGCGCGATGGCGAGTGCTGCCGTGGCGCTCGGCTTCCTGCTGCTCGCTTTTGCCGCGGGCGGCGGTCTCGGCCTGCCGCTGGTCTCCGGCTTCCTGATCGGGCTCGGCTGGGGAATGTTTTATATCGGCGCGCCGATGGCGCTCTCGGAGCGCGTCACCGATGCCGATCGCGGCTTCTGGTTCACCCGCTTCGGCGCCTTCCAGATGGCCGGCATCGGCGGCGGTCCGGTCATTCTCAACCTGGTGCTGAGCGAGGCCGGGCTCTCGGTCGAGGCGACCTTCATGCTGGTCGGCGCCGCCTGCCTTGCGGCGTCGCTGCTGCTCTGGATCTTCGGCTCGATGGCGCCGGGCGGTGAGCGAACATCGGCGCTGCGTCCCTGGGTGCGGGATATCGGCGTCATTGCCCGCAGCGCCTCGATCCGGCCGATCCTGATGGTGGCGCTCGGCGCCTGCGTCTTCTCCGGCCTGCTGACCTTCCAGTCCTCGCTGGTCGCGGGCACGGGTGCGACCGCCGCAACCTTCTTCGCCGTCTATGCCGTCACCGTCGTTGCCGCCCGGCTGCTGCTTGCCCGCTTCCTGGCGACCCTGCCGCAGACGCAGCTTGCCTCGGCTCTCCTGACCTCGATGTGCCTCGGCGTCGCCGCCATGTTCGGCGTCGGCCTCCATCCGGCCTTCCAGATCGTCTCGGCGATCCTGACCGGCATCGGCTACGGTCTCGTCTATTCGGTGATCCAGACCTGGGCCGTCAACAATACCGAACCGCGCTATCGCCACGCGGCGCTGACCTGGTTCGTGATGTCCTATTTCGTCGGGATCTTCGGCTTCCCGGCCGTCGGCGGATGGGTGCTCGTCCATCTCGGCCGGGAAGTCTTTCTCTCGATCCTGCTTGCCGCAGCGCTGGCCGAGCTCGCCATTGCCGCCAGCATCGGCCTGCGCCGGGTGCAGGCCGCGTGA
- a CDS encoding PLP-dependent aminotransferase family protein, whose product MQATSPRKTGAPKTSARTLRRESAAAGFLPDIDASSSVPAVRQLYLQLRDGIVAGVLQPDHRLPSTRTASSEWSLSRGLIAEAYEMLIAEGYAEGRHGSGTYVASGLPPMPSGSTGAREAADNSARRGISTAARLAMRTDLAPPAQVAFATGRVIHDERTAGLLKRLAHRHIDYASDRYRDPQGELSLRQAVAAHLAASRGVRCDPGQIFITSGTQQALDFAIRVLVSPGETVMIEDPCYPPARLAFLLNGAAITGLPVDGEGLITEHLSLYDGPAPAAIYVTPSHQYPSGSALPLARRLELLAFAQARGSWIIEDDYDSEFRYEGHPIASLQGLDATRRVIYAGTFSKALLPGFRVGYLIVPDDLVAAFRAVRPIIDRFPAPLHQLIVADFLNEGYFPAHLRRLRESHRAARDNLALQLKDRLSEHLIAPVPEQGIHYTVKSTGTWTDDRAFAEAALKGGVVVIPVSPMHVSASREPRLLLGFSGLTAAEADVATARLGKVFANVAK is encoded by the coding sequence ATGCAAGCCACTTCACCCCGCAAGACCGGTGCCCCGAAGACCAGCGCCCGCACCCTGCGCCGCGAAAGCGCCGCCGCCGGCTTCCTGCCGGATATCGACGCATCCTCCTCCGTTCCCGCCGTGCGCCAGCTCTATCTGCAGCTGCGCGACGGCATCGTTGCGGGCGTGCTGCAGCCGGACCACCGGCTGCCCTCGACGCGCACGGCATCATCGGAATGGTCGCTGTCGCGCGGGCTGATCGCCGAAGCTTATGAGATGCTGATCGCCGAGGGATACGCGGAAGGGCGGCATGGCTCCGGCACCTATGTCGCCTCCGGCCTGCCGCCGATGCCATCAGGAAGCACCGGCGCACGCGAGGCGGCCGATAACAGCGCGCGGCGCGGCATATCGACGGCGGCACGGCTGGCGATGCGCACCGATCTTGCGCCGCCCGCCCAGGTCGCCTTCGCCACCGGCCGGGTGATCCATGACGAGCGCACCGCCGGGCTCTTGAAGCGGCTTGCCCACCGCCATATCGATTATGCCAGCGACCGCTACCGCGATCCGCAGGGCGAGCTTTCGCTGCGCCAGGCGGTGGCCGCCCATCTTGCGGCCTCGCGCGGGGTGCGCTGCGATCCCGGCCAGATCTTCATCACTTCTGGCACGCAGCAGGCGCTGGATTTCGCCATCCGCGTGCTCGTCTCGCCCGGCGAAACCGTGATGATCGAGGATCCCTGCTACCCGCCGGCGCGGCTCGCCTTCCTACTGAACGGTGCCGCGATCACCGGCCTGCCTGTCGATGGCGAAGGCCTGATCACCGAGCATCTGTCGCTCTACGACGGCCCCGCACCGGCGGCGATCTACGTCACCCCGTCGCATCAATATCCCTCGGGTTCGGCCCTGCCGCTGGCACGGCGGCTGGAGCTTCTCGCCTTCGCGCAGGCCCGCGGCAGCTGGATCATCGAGGACGACTACGACAGCGAATTCCGCTACGAGGGCCATCCGATCGCCTCGCTGCAGGGCCTCGATGCGACGCGCCGCGTCATCTATGCCGGCACCTTCAGCAAGGCGCTGCTGCCGGGCTTCCGCGTCGGCTATCTGATCGTGCCAGACGATCTCGTCGCCGCCTTCCGCGCCGTCCGCCCGATCATCGACCGCTTCCCGGCACCGCTCCACCAGCTCATCGTCGCCGATTTCCTCAACGAGGGCTATTTCCCCGCCCATCTGCGGCGCCTGCGCGAAAGCCACCGGGCGGCCCGCGACAATCTCGCTCTCCAGTTGAAAGACCGGCTCTCCGAACACCTGATCGCCCCTGTCCCCGAACAGGGCATCCACTACACCGTCAAAAGCACCGGCACATGGACGGACGACCGCGCGTTCGCCGAAGCGGCGCTGAAAGGCGGCGTGGTCGTCATCCCGGTCTCGCCGATGCATGTCTCGGCCTCACGCGAGCCGCGCCTGCTGCTCGGCTTCTCCGGTTTGACGGCTGCCGAGGCGGACGTGGCGACGGCGCGGCTGGGGAAGGTGTTCGCGAACGTCGCAAAATAG
- a CDS encoding GNAT family N-acetyltransferase, whose product MPAEISFRHPTPDDAARCFEIETSAYEGDEAATLEKIATRIALYPEGFVILEADGKIAGFINSGCAFEVVMSDEAFKELVGHDPAAPNAVIMSVVVDPAEQGKGYSKLLMQHFIARMKAMDKKTIHLMCKEAHVPLYARMGYRYTRPSASDHGGMAWHEMAMEL is encoded by the coding sequence ATGCCTGCCGAAATCTCCTTCCGCCACCCCACCCCTGACGATGCCGCGCGATGCTTCGAGATCGAGACGTCGGCCTATGAGGGCGACGAGGCCGCGACGCTGGAGAAGATCGCGACGCGGATCGCGCTCTATCCCGAGGGCTTCGTCATTCTCGAAGCGGACGGCAAGATTGCCGGTTTCATCAATAGCGGCTGCGCCTTCGAGGTCGTCATGTCGGACGAGGCGTTCAAGGAGCTGGTCGGGCATGATCCCGCGGCGCCCAACGCCGTCATCATGTCCGTGGTCGTCGATCCCGCCGAACAGGGCAAAGGCTATTCGAAGCTCCTGATGCAGCATTTCATCGCGCGGATGAAGGCGATGGACAAGAAGACCATCCATCTGATGTGCAAGGAGGCGCATGTGCCGCTCTATGCCCGGATGGGCTATCGCTACACCCGGCCCTCAGCCTCCGATCACGGCGGCATGGCCTGGCATGAGATGGCCATGGAGCTCTGA
- a CDS encoding MFS transporter, with amino-acid sequence MTKPDMSKRILALAGICSAAAAMPLTFTGPAVALPAIAHSLGGSPIALNWVTNAFMLTFGSSLMAAGTLADTYGRKRLFLSGLTAFLIFSVMLAFAPDILWFDVLRALQGLGAAATFSSGMAALAQEFEGNARMRAFSIVGASFGVGLAFGPIASGLMAESFGWRSIFALVAALGLIAFVLGANFLHETRDPDAAGLDWPGAASFTLALALLTYGVLLAPEQGWTSAPVAALLAGAAALLVAFWRIERSVARPMLDLSLFRYPRFVGVQLLAAAPAYAFVVLLILLPVRFVGIDGMSEVQAGQMMVALSGPLLVLPVVAGMLTRWFSAAVICSGGLLISAGGLFWLSATPSSDPALLIAPLMMIGTGISLPWGLMDGLAVSVVPKERAGMATGIFSTTRVAGEGVALAVVSAVLSALMGTRLSGNGAAAAAQRLVTGDLRAAGALIPGMTGEALAATYAQAFSSLLMLLAGVTVFTAVIVIAFLGRRPAETAETACASPAE; translated from the coding sequence ATGACCAAACCTGACATGTCCAAGCGGATCCTGGCGCTCGCCGGCATCTGCTCTGCGGCGGCGGCAATGCCGCTCACCTTCACCGGCCCGGCAGTGGCGCTTCCGGCGATCGCCCATTCGCTCGGCGGCAGCCCGATCGCGCTGAACTGGGTGACCAATGCCTTCATGCTGACCTTCGGCAGCAGCCTGATGGCGGCGGGAACGCTGGCCGACACCTATGGCCGCAAGCGGCTGTTCCTCAGCGGGCTCACGGCCTTCCTCATCTTTTCCGTCATGCTCGCCTTCGCCCCCGATATCCTCTGGTTCGATGTCCTGCGGGCGTTGCAGGGGCTGGGGGCGGCCGCGACCTTCTCGAGCGGCATGGCCGCATTGGCGCAGGAATTCGAGGGCAATGCGCGGATGCGGGCCTTCAGCATCGTCGGCGCCAGCTTCGGCGTCGGCCTCGCTTTCGGGCCGATCGCCTCCGGGCTGATGGCCGAGAGTTTCGGCTGGCGGTCGATCTTTGCGCTGGTCGCGGCCCTCGGCTTGATCGCCTTCGTGCTCGGCGCAAACTTCCTGCACGAAACCCGCGATCCCGATGCCGCCGGTCTCGACTGGCCGGGCGCCGCAAGCTTCACCCTGGCGCTGGCACTCCTGACCTACGGCGTGCTCCTGGCGCCGGAGCAGGGCTGGACCAGTGCGCCGGTTGCAGCGCTGCTTGCAGGTGCCGCAGCGCTTCTCGTCGCCTTCTGGCGGATCGAGCGCAGCGTCGCCCGCCCGATGCTCGACCTCTCGCTGTTCCGCTACCCGCGCTTCGTCGGCGTCCAGCTGCTGGCGGCCGCGCCTGCCTATGCCTTCGTGGTGCTGCTGATCCTGCTGCCGGTGCGCTTCGTCGGTATCGACGGCATGAGCGAGGTTCAGGCCGGCCAGATGATGGTCGCGCTTTCAGGGCCGCTGCTGGTGCTGCCCGTCGTCGCGGGCATGCTGACCCGCTGGTTCTCGGCGGCGGTCATCTGCAGCGGCGGCTTGCTGATTTCGGCAGGCGGTCTGTTCTGGCTGTCGGCGACGCCATCCTCCGATCCGGCGCTGCTGATCGCGCCGCTGATGATGATCGGCACCGGCATCAGCCTGCCCTGGGGCCTGATGGACGGGCTCGCCGTCAGCGTTGTGCCGAAGGAGCGGGCCGGCATGGCGACCGGTATCTTCAGCACCACGCGCGTTGCCGGCGAAGGCGTGGCGCTGGCTGTTGTCAGCGCCGTGCTCTCGGCCCTGATGGGCACGAGGCTCAGCGGCAATGGTGCCGCAGCCGCAGCCCAGCGGCTGGTGACCGGCGATCTCCGGGCCGCTGGCGCATTGATCCCCGGCATGACCGGCGAGGCGCTTGCCGCAACCTATGCCCAGGCCTTCAGCTCGCTGTTGATGCTGCTTGCAGGCGTCACGGTCTTCACCGCGGTCATCGTCATCGCCTTTCTCGGTCGCCGGCCGGCGGAGACGGCAGAGACCGCCTGCGCCAGCCCTGCGGAATAG